Proteins co-encoded in one Setaria viridis chromosome 9, Setaria_viridis_v4.0, whole genome shotgun sequence genomic window:
- the LOC117836508 gene encoding lipase, with the protein MDRRRRAVEVAAAAAAVMVLLLLPIVPAGGARRDWGFHPPSSFVGYTEPNTKPDIRNSGQSFVFNYTLAKAIVEYASAVYMTDLTALYTWTCSRCNDLTRGFEVTCIIVDVQNCLQAFVGVDPNLNAIIVAIRGTQENSIQNWIKDLIWKQVNLNYPNMPNAKVHIGFYSSYNNTLLRPAITNAVRKARKLHGDCDIIVTGHSMGGAIASFCVLDLAISFGSDNVHLMSFGQPRVGNAAFASYFAKYVPKTIRMTHERDIVPHLPPYFFFLPQLTYRHFPREVWEHDVDGNTTFQVCDGSGEDPNCSRSVFVLFWSASDHLTYMGVKIEADDWSTCRIVMGQSVEQLGMSLASNIATSGHSVDVVIADHSVQVD; encoded by the exons ATGGATAGGCGGAGACGCGCGGTcgaagtggcggcggcggcggcggcggttatGGTGCTCTTGCTGCTGCCGATCGTTCCTGCTGGGGGAGCAAGGAGAG ATTGGGGTTTCCATCCCCCCTCTTCTTTTGTTGGTTATACTGAGCCCAACACAA AACCCGATATCAGGAACAGTGGGCAGAGTTTTGTTTTTAACTATACTCTGGCCAAGGCTATTGTGGAATATGCTTCAGCT GTATATATGACAGACCTAACGGCTCTATATACATGGACATGTTCAAGATGCAATGACTTGACTCGA GGCTTTGAGGTGACATGTATAATTGTTGATGTCCAAAATTGCTTGCAG GCATTCGTTGGTGTTGATCCCAATCTCAATGCTATCATTGTTGCAATAAGGGGAACTCAAGAGAACAG CATACAGAACTGGATTAAGGACTTGATATGGAAGCAAGTTAATCTTAATTATCCCAACATGCCCAATGCTAAG GTCCACATTGGGTTTTACTCTTCTTACAATAATACACTTTTACGTCCAGCCATCACGAATGCTGTTCGCAAGGCAAGGAAGTTGCATGGAGATTGTGACATAATTGTTACAGGGCACTCGATGGGAGGAGCGATTGCTTCTTTTTGTGTGCTTGATCTTGCC ATCAGCTTTGGAAGTGACAATGTTCATCTGATGAGTTTCGGTCAACCACGTGTTGGCAATGCTGCTTTTGCCTCCTATTTTGCCAAATATGTGCCAAAAACAATCAGAATGACACATGAACGTGATATTGTGCCTCATTTGCCCCCttatttcttcttcctcccacagCTGACATACCGGCACTTCCCCAGGGAG GTGTGGGAACATGATGTTGATGGCAACACAACCTTTCAAGTCTGTGATGGCAGTGGTGAAGACCCAAATTGTAGCAG GAGTGTGTTTGTGCTGTTCTGGAGCGCTTCTGACCATTTGACCTACATGGGAGTTAAGATAGAAGCCGACGATTGGAGCACCTGCAGAATCGTCATGGGACAAAGCGTTGAGCAACTCGGGATGAGTCTCGCCAGCAACATTGCTACGTCAGGACACTCCGTCGACGTTGTCATTGCAGACCATAGCGTGCAGGTTGATTGA